The window CACGACGTCGTCCACGAGCACGTCCCACCCGGCCGGCGACGCCGCCGACGGGTACGACGGGTACGACGGCGCCGGTGGCGCGGGCGGAGGCTGCGGGTACGGCGACGGGGATGGTTCCGGATACGGCGGAAGGGGCGCGTCGAAGTCGATCGCGCCCTCGTCCAGGGCGGTTAGGCCCACCCCGGTGTTTCCGGCCGGCACCGGCACGGACGCCGGCACCACACCGGCCGGCATCGACACCGAGGGCAGCGCCGCGTAGGGGGCCGGCGGGACGGCCATCGACTCGTCCACCGTCACCACGTGGGTGGTCACCGCGTCGAGCGAGGTGACCTCGGGCTGCCACCTGCCCGGCCGGGAGACGGTCGGAAAGGGCCCGTCCAGGTATGGCTCCGCTGTCGGCGACGCGTACCCATACGCGGGCAGGTGCGGCGGCGAGATTGGGGGGCCGACGACCGGTTCCTGGTACTCGGACGGCGACGGCCTCGGCGACGGGTGCGGATCTGGCTGGGGCGGGGGCGCCGACGGCGGCGGCGGAATCGGCCGGCCGAACTCGTCGACCGCGAGCCGCCAGTCGGTCACCGGCCCCGAGCGCCCGGGGGCGGGAGTGCTGCGCTGGCCGGCCGGCGCGGCGGCGTCGACCACCCATGGCGACGGCGGTTCGGCGGCCGGGTAGCTGTCCGAGCCATGCGCACGCTCGTAACGGTCCTCGTACGGACCGTGGCCTTCGTACGAGCCAAACGACGCAGACATGGTAAGGGCAGAGTACGGCGGTCCCGGTGCCGGACGCTCCGCGCCCGCACCCGGGCGCCGCCTGTCGGGCGCCGAGCGCCCTCCCTTCGTGGTTCCGGGTCCCGGCATATGGAGGTGGTCGATCCGGGTCCGAATCAGTGAGGTGGCTGGGTTGGCGCTGCGCTGAGGCGCCGTCACTGGCTGTGGCTGGCTTGTGCCCGCTGCTCACCAGCACCACGTCACGCCCTGGGTAGGGGCCGAGGAGGCGGCTGGGGTCGAACGGGCGATGTGGGGCAGGTCTGGCGAGCCGGTGCATTCTTCGTCAGGTCGGCGGGTCGGCGCGGGTGGGGCGGGCTCGGAGGTTCCGGGCAGCGGCGGCGGCCGGGCTGCCGAGTCGTCCGAGCGGTGAGAACGTGCAGGGGCGGGCGCCTTCTCCGACCGCCGCTTCCTCGGCCGGCTGGGCAGGTCGGGGCGGAGCAGGCGATACCGGTTTGACACCGGCATTTGGGACCACCTCGGTTTTACGGCTACCTCACGCGGTATGCGCGGAGAGGCTAACTCGTCATGGGTGAGGGTGGTACTGCAGAGTGACAAAGTGGCAACGGTGGGTAGCTGATAAATGGGCTACCTCGTCGCGGTCCGCGCCCACCGCGGCAAGGACCACGCGTTCTTTTGGTACCAGGCCTTTCAGGGGGTTCAGGTGGAGGTAACCGCGCCGTCGGCCGTTCTCGTGGTTGGGTTCCCGCTGCTGCTGATGCTCGTCATGCTGCTGATGAACGCTGTCGAACGACGGCTGACCGGCTCGGAGCGGTCCGCCCTGCGCCTGGTACCCACCGGCGGCACCGAGGAGACGGCCACCGGCGACGACGGAGCACTCGCGGCGACAACTGCCGCGCCGATCCCGCCATCCGGACCAACCACACCAACCACACCAACCGCGCCGGCGACCGACAGCACCGAACGGCCCGTCGCGGCCGAGCACCGCCGCACCCTTCGCCTCCTGCCGGTCGACCTCCTGACAGCCGATCTGGTGCCCGCCGACGCGACGCTGGCCTTCACCCACTCGGCGGTCCGCGCGGCCGAGGCCGGCGTCCTGTCCGGGGGGGCCGAGGCGGGTTACCACTGACCCCACTTCTTCCCTTGGACGTCCGACCTTGGACGTCCGCGGACTCCCACGGACCGAACTAGCGCGAGTCGGCGGAGAGGCGCGAGTCGGCGGAGAGGGCCGGCTGCGCCGGGACGACGCGGAGGCGGCCGGTCAGTCCGGTCGCCGCGACCAGTTCCAGGAACGCGGGCGTCGGCGCGCGAACCTCCAGCGTGGCGTGGACGCGCCGCAGTAGCAGATCCGCACGCAACAGCGCGGCGAGCGCCGGAATGTCCACCTGGCGCAGGCCACCGACGTCGACAGTCACCGTGCAGCCGCCGCGGCCGAGCAGATCGCCGACCTGGTCGCGCAGGCAGCGCCGGCCAGGCCCGTCCAGCTCGCCGACGAGCTCGATGAGCACGTCCTCGCCGCCCCGCGCATCGCGGTGCACCGTCATCCGCAAAGCCCCGGCGTCGACCTGCATCTCACCCCCGATCCCATGGCCGCCGGCTCCCCCGCGGCGAGATGGTTACGGAGAGTAACATGAGGCCGGCCGCCGGGCCCTCAGCGCAAAGGCTCGCGGCCAAGGGCCAAGGACCCGGAAGTGCCTGGCGCCCCGCGTCAGCCGGCCACGACGGACACTGGGAAGCCGGCGCGGAAGCGGCGGATCAGGGTGTTCGTCGAGGCATCGTGCGCGAGCTCCGGCTCACCGGAGGCGGCGAGCTCCGGAATGATCCGGCCGGCGAGCACCTTGCCCAGCTCGACGCCCCACTGGTCGAAGCTGTTGATCCCCCAGATCGCGCCCTGGGTGAAGACCTTGTGCTCGTACAGCGCGATGAGCTGTCCGAGGGTGAACGGGGTCAGCTCCCCCGCGAGCAGGGTGTTCGTCGGCCGGTCACCGGTGAAGACCTTGTGGGGCACGAGCTCGGGCGCCACCCCCTCGGCGGCGACCTCGGCGGCGGACTTCCCGAACGCCAGCGCCTCGGTCTGGGCGAAGAAGTTGGCCATCAGCAGCAGGTGCTGGTCAGCTGCTCCCGTCCCGCCGACCTGGGTGTGCGGCGGTGCGACGAACCCGATGAAGTCGGCGGGGATGACCGTCGTCCCCTGGTGCAGCAGCTGGTAGTAGGCATGCTGGCCGTTCGTGCCCGGGGTCCCCCAGACGACCGGCCCGGTGTCCATGGTGACCGGCCGGCCGGCTCGGTCGACCGACTTGCCGTTGCTCTCCATGTCCAACTGCTGCAGGTACGCCGGGAAACGGCTCAGGTACTGGCTGTACGGCAGCACCGCGTGCGTCTGCAGGCCGAAGAAGTCTCGGTACCACAGGCCGATCAGCCCCATCAGGACCGGAAGGTTGCGACCGGGCGGCGTGGTGCGGAAATGTACGTCCATCGCGTGGAACCCGGCGAGCAGCTGGCGGAAGTTCTCGGGCCCGATCGCGACCGCCAGGGAAAGGCCGATCGCCGAGTCCATCGAGTACCGGCCACCCACCCAGTCCCAGAACTCGAACATGTTCGCCGTGTCGATGCCGAACTCGGCGACCTTCTGGGCGTTCGTCGACACCGCGACGAAGTGGTGGGGGACGGCGTCCTCGCCGAGGGCGGCGACCAGCCAGGCCCGGGCCGTCCGCGCGTTGGCGATGGTCTCCAGGGTGGTGAAGGTCTTGGACGAGACGATGAACAGCGTCTCGGCCGGGTCCAGGTCGTGCGTCGCCTCCCAGATGTCGGAGCCGTCCACGTTGGACACGAACCGGCTCGTCAGGGAGCGGTCGGCGAACGTCCGCAGCGCCTCGGTGGCCATCGCCGGGCCGAGGTCGGAGCCGCCGATGCCGATGTTGACGACGTTGCGGATGTGCCGGCCGGTGGCACCCGTCCACGCCCCGGAACGGATCCGGTCGGCGAAGGCGTACATCCGCTCGAGCACCGCGTGCACGCCGGGGACGACGTCGACGCCGTCCACCTCGATCGTCTCGCCTTCGGGGGCACGCAACGCGGCGTGCAGCACGGCGCGACGCTCGGTCGTGTTGATCTTCTCGCCGGCGAACATCGCCTCGACCCGGGCGGGCAGCCCGGCCCGCTCGGCCAGCGCCACCAGCAGCCGGACCGTCTCGGCGGTCAGGAGGTTCTTCGAGAAGTCCAGATACAGGCCGTCGGCCTCCGCCGACAACGTGTCAGCCCTGCCCGGGTCGGCGGCGAACAGCGCGCGCAGGCCGGCACCAGCCAGCTCGGCGTGATGCGCCCGCAATGCCGCCCATTCCGGCGTCTGCGTGATGACGACCGGCTCGCCATCCAGGTGAGAGGGCTCGGAGCTCGGCAGTGAACTCGGCATCGCGCGACCACCCTTCGGTTCCAGACCTGCTCGCTGAGATCTGCTACCGCCAGTCTCCACGCCTCCTCTCCCACCGATTGGCCAGGTGGGGGCTTGATGCCTGTCGGGCGCGTCCGACCTCAAGCAACTAGGCGGCCAGTCCGGACCTCCCAGAGCCGATCGGCGGCCGACGGGCCGCCGCCGGTGTCGGTGAGAAGATGGGTGCACACCGTGTCAGACATCCGACGCCCACCAACTGACCCCCGCCAGGGGCGATCTCGGGGGTACCAGGCCGTAGTATCGCCGGGTACACGACGAAGGGTGTGTTTGCGGCCCGGGCGCGGCCTTCGTGATTTGTACGTCCGCGTGAAGTGGCCGGCGGCGAACGGGACCAGACCTTGCTAATCGATCGTTCTCTGGTGGAGGCGGCGCTTCCCGGCTACCAGGTCGAAGGTGACCTCGGTAAGGGCGGGTACGGCCTCGTGCTTGCCGGCCAGCACCGGCTCATCGGCCGCAAGGTCGCCATCAAGATCCTCCTCGACACCTCCGACGACCCCGAGCTGCGTGCCCGCTTCCTCGCTGAGGCGCGCGTGCTCGCCGAGCTCGACCATCCACACATCGTGCGCGTGCATGACTACGTCGAGCACGAGGGCACGTGCCTGCTGGTGATGGAGCTTCTCTCCGGCGGAACGCTCAAGCAGCGCATCCAGGCCGGGAAGGTCAGCCAGGAGACCATCTGCGCGGTCGGCATCGCGGGCGCTGCCGCGCTCGCCAACGCCCATGCCGCTGGCGTCCTGCACCGGGACATCAAGCCGGACAACATCATGTTCGACGGCGGCGGCCTGCTGAAGGTGACCGACTTCGGCATCGCCAAGATCTTCGACGGCGCCGAGACGACGGCGAGCGCGATCCTCGGCACGCCCCGTTACATGGCACCCGAGCAGATCCTCGGCAGCCGGCTGTTCCCCTCAACCGATCTCTACGCGTTGGCCGGCGTGCTCTACGAGATGTTCGCCGAACGACCGCTTTTCGGGAAGCCGATGGGCGTGCAGCCGCTCACCCATCACCACCTGAACGTGGCACCGGATCCGCTGACCAACGTGGCGATGCCGGTCTCCGCGGTCATCATGCGCACCCTCGCCAAGGACCCGGCGGCCCGCTACGGCGACGCCACCGAGTTCGCCCTGGAGCTGGCACGGGCCAGCGTTCGGGCCTTCGGCCCGAACTGGCTCACCAGGTCCGACGTCAAGATCCGTGTCGACGACGAGGTCCGCGAGGCCGCGCAGGGCACGTCCTCGACCCCGAACCCGCCCTTCCCCGCGCCGCCCGTCGGGCCGCCGCTTCGCCCCGGCATCCCGGCGACGCCGCCCGTGGGACCACGTCCCGGTGGTGGCTACGGCGCCCCGGGGCAGCAGCCGTACGGACCACGCCCCAACCTGCCCGGCGGCCCGGCCTACCCGCCAGGACCCGGGCAGCCGGTCCCCGGCCGGCCCCTGCTCGGCCAGCCGATGCCCCCTCCGGCGCGGCCGTTCCAGCAGCAGCCGACGGGCGGCTCCGGGAACTGGGCGGGGCCACCCACCCCGTCCCCGCGCCCGGTGACCCCCGCGCCCCCGTCGAACACCCCGGGGCCGACGCCCCGGGTCACCTCGCCGACCAACTCCGGCTACCGCCCGCCGCCCGCCACCCCCTGGCCGACGACGAGTCAGCCGCTCCAGCCGCCGCGGCCGGCGCAGCCACTTCCCCAGCAGCCGCGGCCCCAGCCACCGCTGCCAGCGCACCGGGCACGCCAGAACGACAAGAAGGGGCTGTTCGGCCTCTCGGCGCGAGCGACCTGGATCGTCGCGACGCTGCTGTTCGTGCTCATCGCGGGCCTCACGACCGCGATCGTGCTGGCGGCGTCCAGCGGCGGGGGCGGCGAGGACGACGGGTCGCCCGCGGTGTTCCTCGACCGGTCCCACCGGCTGCCCGCGACGGCCGTCGGCTACTCGGGCCAGGCGCTGCGGATCCCGAACCTCGCCCCGTATGACCTGAGCATCGGCGACGACGGCTCGCTGTACGTGTCCAACCTGGACACGCACATCGTGCACAAGATCGCCAAGGATGGGGTCGTCACCCCGATCGCCGGGAACGCGCAGGACGGCTTCTCGGGTGACGGCGGCCCGGCCACGGCGGCGCAGCTGTACGGTCCCGGCCGGGTCGCCTGGGACAAGGCCGGCAACCTCTATATCCCGGACACGCAGAACTACCGCGTCCGCAAGATCGACCCGAGCGGCAAGATCACGACGGTGGTCGGCATCGGCACGGCCGGCTACTCCGGCGACGGCGGCCCGGCCACCCAGGCGCAGATCAACGGCGTCGAGGGCATCGCGGTCACGGCCGACGGCACCCTTTACCTGGCCGACTACGACAACCAGCGGATCCGCAAGGTCACCCCGGACGGGATCATCACCACGATCGCGGGCACCGGCGAGAAGGGCTACTCCGGAACGCCGACCACGGCGACCCAGGCCAAGCTCGACGGCCCGAACAGCATCAGCCTGGCCGACGACGGCACGATCTACTTCGCGAACCTGGGCAGCGACACCGTCCAGAAGATCGACAAGGCCGGCATGCTGACCACCTTCGCCGGCAACGGCAAGACCGGGCGCACCGGCGACGGCGGCCCGGCCACGAGTGCCACGCTGTCGATCCCCGACGTGTTCCTCGGCCACGACGGCACCGTCTACATCTGCGCCTACGGCAGCGAGACGATCCGCAAGGTCACCTCGGACGGGATCATCACCACGATCGCCGGCACCGGCGCCGAGGGCTACACCGGGGACGGCGGCCCGGCCAACGCGGCCCAGCTCTCGGACCCGACCTCGGTGGTCGTCGACGCGGGCGGAGCCATCTACGTCGCCGACAACGGCAACAAGGTGATCCGCCGGATCGACCCGAACGGAACCATCACCACCATCGCCCAACAGAGCTGACCAGCCGCGGCCCGGGGCGCGCGGGGAGATCCCCTCCCGCACGCGCCCGATGGCCGCGGCCGGACCCGCCGTCGCCCCGAACCCCGGTGCCGGTCGACCCGCCACTGCCAGGAGCCTCCGCGGTCCCGGCCACCCGTCGCCCGACCACAGACGCCTGGACATGGGAGCAGCCCCGACGATGCCGACGCCCATGCCTGACCTGATCGCCACCGCGCTGCCCGGCTACGAGATCGGGGCCGAGCTGGGCCGAGGCGGCTTCGGCGCGGTGCTGGCCGCGCGCCACCGGCTGATGGGGCGCGCCGTCGCGATCAAGGTGCTGCTCGACCCCGAGGCTGCCGGCGCCGGCTCCGGCAGCGGCGGCGGGCCAGCCGGCGGCCCGTCCGGGCCCGGTGGCGGCGTGTTCGGCTCGGGTGGGGACGAGTCGTCCGACCTGCGCACCCGGTTCCTCTCCGAGGCCCGGGTGCTCGCCGGCCTGGACCACACGCACATCGTCCGGGTCTACGACTACGTGGAGCACTCGGGACTCTGCCTGCTCGTCATGGAACAGCTCACCGGCGGCAGCCTGCGCCAGCGCATGGCCGCCGGCGGGCTCGACCCGCGGGCGGGCTGCGCGGTCGGCCTCGCGGCGGCGACGGCGCTGGCGGCGGCGCACCAGATCGGCGTGCTGCACCGGGACATCAAGCCCGACAACCTGCTCTTCGACGCGTCCGGCGTGCCGAAGGTGACGGACTTCGGCATCGCCAAGATCGTCGAGACGACCGCGGTGACGACGACCGGCCTGGTCGGCACTCCGCGCTACATGGCCCCCGAGCAGATCGAGGGCAGCAGGCTCGGCCCGGGCACCGACATCTACGCCCTCGGCATCGTGCTCTACGAGCTGCTCGCCGGCCGGCCGATCTTCCCGCGCGGGCTCACGGTGCCCGCGCTGCTGCACCATCACCTGTCCGTCCCGCCCCAGCCGCTGCCGGAGGTCCCGGCGCCGCTGGCCGCGGTGGTGCTCGCCGCGCTGGCCAAGCACCCGGCCGAGCGGCCGGCGAGCGCGCACGAGCTGGCCCTGCATCTGGCCGCCGCCGCGACCGCCGTGTTCGGCCCCGGGTGGCTCACCACGACCGGGGTGCCGGTCCGGCTGCCTGACGACGTGCTCACCGCCGCCGGCCACCGCCTCGGCGACACGCTGCCGGCCCCCTTCACCCCCTCCGGCGCCTGGACGACGCCCGCGCACCACCTGGCCCAGCCGACCATCATCACGCCGCCTGGCTCGACCCCGCTGGGCACGCCGCCGCCCACCCCGACGACGCCGGCGCAGCCTGGCCAGCCACTGCCCGCTGGTCAGGCCGGGCCGGCCGGGTGGCAGCCCTACGCGGCGAACGGCACCCCGCCACCCGGCTTCGGCGGTCCGGCGGGCTTCCCGCCGCATCCAGAACCGGCCTCCCCCTCGCTGGCGCCCACTCGTCGTCGTCGGCGCGCCCGCCCCAGCGCGCGCCGCCGGACGGCATTCATCGCCATGGGGGTGGGCGTCGTCTGCGTCGCGGCGCTCGTCGTGGGCCTGGTCCTGGCCACCCGCGGCGGCCCCGGCGGCGCGAAGGCCGGATACGCCGGCGAGCAGCGCGTTCTGACCGGTGGCGGCTACCTCGGGGCAATCGGCCTGGCCGAGAACGGCTCTGTCTTCGTCGCCGCCTCCGGCGCGTCCGACGGCACCGCGGCGGTGTACCAGCTCGACCCGGACGGCAACCTGCGCAAGATCGCTGGCGTCGGCCCGGCGGCGCCGCGGCCGTCGGGTACGCCCGCGACGGAGACGAGCAGCCCGTCCCCCACGCCCAGCCCCGCCCCGATTCCCGCCAGCGGGATCTCCGCGCTGTCGCTCGTCCTGCAGGATCCGCGGGCGGTGGCGGTCGCGCCGGACGGCGTCGTCTACATCGCCGACTACGGCGCCAGCCAGGTCTACCGGGTCACGCCCGGCGGCCAGGCGTTCGTGTTCGCCGGCGTCAGCGCCGACGAGGACGGTTTCACGGTGGACTCGGGCCTGGCGACCAAGGCCGCGCTCTACGGGCCCACGGCGCTGGCGATCGGCCCGGACGGCTCGGTCTACCTCGCCGAGGGAAACCGGATTCGGAAGGTCACCAAGGATGGTCTGATCTCGACGGTCGCCGGCGCGGCCAGCCGCTCCGGCGCCGGCAACCGCGAGGGCGACGGCGGACCGGCGACGAAGGCGACGTTGCCCTCGCCGAACGGGCTCGTCGTCGCCGACGACGGAACGATCTACGTCTCCGACGACAGCCTGGAGACCGTCCGAAAGATCACCCCGGCGGGCGTCATCAGCACGGTCGCCGGCATCGCCGGCACGAGCGGCGACACGGGCGACGGCGGCCCGGCGGCGAAGGCGCTGCTCTACGACCCGAGCGGCCTC of the Pseudofrankia saprophytica genome contains:
- a CDS encoding STAS domain-containing protein, which encodes MQVDAGALRMTVHRDARGGEDVLIELVGELDGPGRRCLRDQVGDLLGRGGCTVTVDVGGLRQVDIPALAALLRADLLLRRVHATLEVRAPTPAFLELVAATGLTGRLRVVPAQPALSADSRLSADSR
- the pgi gene encoding glucose-6-phosphate isomerase, yielding MPSSLPSSEPSHLDGEPVVITQTPEWAALRAHHAELAGAGLRALFAADPGRADTLSAEADGLYLDFSKNLLTAETVRLLVALAERAGLPARVEAMFAGEKINTTERRAVLHAALRAPEGETIEVDGVDVVPGVHAVLERMYAFADRIRSGAWTGATGRHIRNVVNIGIGGSDLGPAMATEALRTFADRSLTSRFVSNVDGSDIWEATHDLDPAETLFIVSSKTFTTLETIANARTARAWLVAALGEDAVPHHFVAVSTNAQKVAEFGIDTANMFEFWDWVGGRYSMDSAIGLSLAVAIGPENFRQLLAGFHAMDVHFRTTPPGRNLPVLMGLIGLWYRDFFGLQTHAVLPYSQYLSRFPAYLQQLDMESNGKSVDRAGRPVTMDTGPVVWGTPGTNGQHAYYQLLHQGTTVIPADFIGFVAPPHTQVGGTGAADQHLLLMANFFAQTEALAFGKSAAEVAAEGVAPELVPHKVFTGDRPTNTLLAGELTPFTLGQLIALYEHKVFTQGAIWGINSFDQWGVELGKVLAGRIIPELAASGEPELAHDASTNTLIRRFRAGFPVSVVAG
- a CDS encoding protein kinase domain-containing protein → MEAALPGYQVEGDLGKGGYGLVLAGQHRLIGRKVAIKILLDTSDDPELRARFLAEARVLAELDHPHIVRVHDYVEHEGTCLLVMELLSGGTLKQRIQAGKVSQETICAVGIAGAAALANAHAAGVLHRDIKPDNIMFDGGGLLKVTDFGIAKIFDGAETTASAILGTPRYMAPEQILGSRLFPSTDLYALAGVLYEMFAERPLFGKPMGVQPLTHHHLNVAPDPLTNVAMPVSAVIMRTLAKDPAARYGDATEFALELARASVRAFGPNWLTRSDVKIRVDDEVREAAQGTSSTPNPPFPAPPVGPPLRPGIPATPPVGPRPGGGYGAPGQQPYGPRPNLPGGPAYPPGPGQPVPGRPLLGQPMPPPARPFQQQPTGGSGNWAGPPTPSPRPVTPAPPSNTPGPTPRVTSPTNSGYRPPPATPWPTTSQPLQPPRPAQPLPQQPRPQPPLPAHRARQNDKKGLFGLSARATWIVATLLFVLIAGLTTAIVLAASSGGGGEDDGSPAVFLDRSHRLPATAVGYSGQALRIPNLAPYDLSIGDDGSLYVSNLDTHIVHKIAKDGVVTPIAGNAQDGFSGDGGPATAAQLYGPGRVAWDKAGNLYIPDTQNYRVRKIDPSGKITTVVGIGTAGYSGDGGPATQAQINGVEGIAVTADGTLYLADYDNQRIRKVTPDGIITTIAGTGEKGYSGTPTTATQAKLDGPNSISLADDGTIYFANLGSDTVQKIDKAGMLTTFAGNGKTGRTGDGGPATSATLSIPDVFLGHDGTVYICAYGSETIRKVTSDGIITTIAGTGAEGYTGDGGPANAAQLSDPTSVVVDAGGAIYVADNGNKVIRRIDPNGTITTIAQQS
- a CDS encoding serine/threonine-protein kinase is translated as MPDLIATALPGYEIGAELGRGGFGAVLAARHRLMGRAVAIKVLLDPEAAGAGSGSGGGPAGGPSGPGGGVFGSGGDESSDLRTRFLSEARVLAGLDHTHIVRVYDYVEHSGLCLLVMEQLTGGSLRQRMAAGGLDPRAGCAVGLAAATALAAAHQIGVLHRDIKPDNLLFDASGVPKVTDFGIAKIVETTAVTTTGLVGTPRYMAPEQIEGSRLGPGTDIYALGIVLYELLAGRPIFPRGLTVPALLHHHLSVPPQPLPEVPAPLAAVVLAALAKHPAERPASAHELALHLAAAATAVFGPGWLTTTGVPVRLPDDVLTAAGHRLGDTLPAPFTPSGAWTTPAHHLAQPTIITPPGSTPLGTPPPTPTTPAQPGQPLPAGQAGPAGWQPYAANGTPPPGFGGPAGFPPHPEPASPSLAPTRRRRRARPSARRRTAFIAMGVGVVCVAALVVGLVLATRGGPGGAKAGYAGEQRVLTGGGYLGAIGLAENGSVFVAASGASDGTAAVYQLDPDGNLRKIAGVGPAAPRPSGTPATETSSPSPTPSPAPIPASGISALSLVLQDPRAVAVAPDGVVYIADYGASQVYRVTPGGQAFVFAGVSADEDGFTVDSGLATKAALYGPTALAIGPDGSVYLAEGNRIRKVTKDGLISTVAGAASRSGAGNREGDGGPATKATLPSPNGLVVADDGTIYVSDDSLETVRKITPAGVISTVAGIAGTSGDTGDGGPAAKALLYDPSGLALGGDGSLYIADQSNGRIRRVGVDGVITTYAGVGSSGSGGLDGTLATQADLGSVGSIIVDPSGAVYASLYYESTLVRIDSTDHIVRALVVPPAT